The sequence CCTCGTCGACGCCGGCGGCGCGGGCGGCCTCGGCGTTGGCGAGCACGCGGCCCGGGAGGTAGCGGCCCGTGCCCGCGATCCGGACCAGTGCGTCCACGCGGCCGCGGCTAACGGAGCGCGGCGTCCACCATCTGCTCGATGCGGGCGCGGGGGAGGGCGCCGACCTGCGTGTCCACCGCCTGGCCGTTCTTGAAGACCATCAGCGTGGGGATCGAGCGGATGTCGAAGCGCGCGGTCGTGCGCTGGCTGCGGTCGGTGTCGAGCTTGGCCACCAGCACCGTGCCCATGCGCGAGCGCGCCACCTCGTCCAGGAAGGGCGCCATCATCTTGCAGGGGCCGCACCAGTCGGCGTAGAAGTCCACCAGCACGGGCACCTGCGCGTCGGCGATCACCCGGTCGAAGTCGGCGTCGGAGACGTGCACCGGGCGGTCGAGCAGGATCGGCTTGCCGCACTCGCCGCACCTGGGCCGGTCCTGCGCGCGGGCCAGGTCCACGCGGTTGAGCCTGCCGCAGAAGGGGCAGCTCACCGTCACCTTGCGCGAGGTCGTCGTCGCGTCCATCCCCTCCTCCTTCCCGTGAGCTCGACTGCCGCGAACTGCTGACTACCACTACGGGTTTGGGCGTGTCCCTCCGCTGCGCTCCGGGCCGGGCTGCGCGCGCCGTAGGGCACGATACGACCGTGCCCCACGGCGCCGGGCCGCGTTCGCGCCAAACCCCCGGCGCGCCCGCGTCCCGGCCCTCCGGGCGCGCATCCCTCACGCGGGGTTTCGTCGCGCGTGCGCCGCACCGGAAAGGCGGCTAAAGCCGCGGCTACAACTACAGAAAGCCTCGCAAACCCCGCGAGGCTTCAACCGCAAACACCTCGCCCCGGCGCCCGGTTTCGTCGCGCCCAGCGCCGAAGTCCCTCCCCGGGCTGTTCTGGGGGAGGGACCGCGCCTCAGGCGCCAGGGAGAGGGCTCCCACCGTCGCACCGATGCGCTCGAAGCGCACGAATCCTCCCGGACCTCGCAACCAGCACTTCGCACTTCGCACCGCCGTTCACCGCTCCACCGGGAAGTCGTTCCCGCGGCGGCTCCAGTCGGCGAAGGAGGCGTCGTACATCTTCGTCTGGTACCCCAGGTAGCGCGCGACGAAGTAGAGGAAGCTGGCCTGCACGCCGGTGCGGCAGTACGTCACCACCGTGCTCCCCGTCACGGGGGCCACCGGGGTCGCGGCCCGCCGGCGGTTCCCCTCCAGGCGCGCCCGCTCGCGCGCCTCCCGCTCGCGCTCGCGCGTCTCCACCACCGCCTCGGCGGGGTGGGTGGCGCCGGCCAGCTTGAACAGCGCCCGCAGCACGTCGCGGCTGCGCAGCTGGGGGTTCTCGTCGGAGACGATGGTGTTGCGCCAGAACACGTTCTTCGCGCCGGGGATGTGCCCGGGGCGGGTGACGCCGGGCCCCGGCTCGGTGCCCGTGAACTCGGCGGGCGGCCGCGCGTCCAGGATCAGCACCGTGCTGTCGTTCAGGTGGCTCCGCACCCACTCGGCGTCGGCCAGCACCTCGGGGCGCGGGCGGGGCGTGAACGAGCCGCGCTGCACCGTGGGCGCCGCCGTCTCCACCTGGTTGCCCGCCTCGCGCCAGGTCTCCAGCCCGCCGTTCAGCAGGGCCACGCTCGGGTGGCCCAGGTAGTCCAGGGTGAAGAAGGCGCGCGCCGCCGCCAGCCCGTCCAGGTCGCCGTAGAGCACCACGCGCGAGTCGTCGGAGACGCCCGCCGCCTCGAACGCCTCCTCGAGCTGCGCCACGGGGGGCAGCTCGTTGGGCACCCCCTCGCGCTCGGTCACCAGCGACGAGAGCGCGACGAAGCGCGCGCCGGGGATGTGCCCCGCGTCGTAGCTCTGGCGGTCGCGGCCCACGTGCAGCACCACCGTGCCGGGCTCGTTCAGGGTGCGGCTCAGGGTGTTGAC comes from Longimicrobium sp. and encodes:
- the trxC gene encoding thioredoxin TrxC, which codes for MDATTTSRKVTVSCPFCGRLNRVDLARAQDRPRCGECGKPILLDRPVHVSDADFDRVIADAQVPVLVDFYADWCGPCKMMAPFLDEVARSRMGTVLVAKLDTDRSQRTTARFDIRSIPTLMVFKNGQAVDTQVGALPRARIEQMVDAALR
- a CDS encoding sulfurtransferase, with amino-acid sequence MKKSLAAVSALAVLLSGCLIPGYMRQQPPPPVRGELLVGVNTLSRTLNEPGTVVLHVGRDRQSYDAGHIPGARFVALSSLVTEREGVPNELPPVAQLEEAFEAAGVSDDSRVVLYGDLDGLAAARAFFTLDYLGHPSVALLNGGLETWREAGNQVETAAPTVQRGSFTPRPRPEVLADAEWVRSHLNDSTVLILDARPPAEFTGTEPGPGVTRPGHIPGAKNVFWRNTIVSDENPQLRSRDVLRALFKLAGATHPAEAVVETREREREARERARLEGNRRRAATPVAPVTGSTVVTYCRTGVQASFLYFVARYLGYQTKMYDASFADWSRRGNDFPVER